From the Phyllopteryx taeniolatus isolate TA_2022b chromosome 16, UOR_Ptae_1.2, whole genome shotgun sequence genome, one window contains:
- the taok2a gene encoding serine/threonine-protein kinase TAO2 isoform X3, protein MNAMSALYHIAQNESPILQSSHWSDSFRNFVDSCLQKIPQDRPTSDVLLNHRFLCRERPLTVVMDLIARTKDAVRELDNLQYRKMKKILFQETQQNGPVSEGGEDEEEVEQYLLRTGTVNSMESSQSVPSMSISASSKSSSVNSLADASDDSSGEMAMMQEGEHTVTSNSSIIHRPAAQDNIYDDPYQPELEPQAPSAGRRRAYYRNRDHFATIRTASLVTRQIQEHEQGSALREQMSGYKRMRRQHQKQLMGLENKLKAEMDEHQLKLDKELENQRNSFSSEADKLVKKHQAILEKETKAALTEEKKFQQHILGQQKKELTSLLESQKRQYRQRKDQLKEELNENQSTPKREKQEWLIRQKECLQQMQAEEEASLLRRQRQYYELQCRQYKRKMLLARHNLEQDLLREDLNKKQTQKDLECAMLLRHHESTQELEFRQLGSVQRTRAELIRTQHQTELTNQMEYNKRREQELRQKHTMEVRQQPKSLKSKELQIKRQFQETCKIQTRQYKALRNHLLESTPKSDHKAVLKRVKEEQTRKLAILAEQYDHSINDMLSTQAVSKLRLDETQEAEYQVLRMQLQQELELLNAYQSKIKMHTDTQHEREIKELEQRVSIRRALLEQRIEEEMLSLQNERSERIRTLLERQAHEIEAFDSESMRLGFSNMALSGIPAEAYNQGYPTPSPSSGSGGWPSRPVPRSGSHWSHSVQNSVTTPSWRGGGGGFVRTESVVSSHGFGRDGEPVKGGRASASSSASSSHHHHQHHHHQQPHYLPQHYQHHQSTPHLYRDERDRTRDWVGVGSHYSHHSQGGHHHHHHLSSHASSQSLALLPPPPAPPPVSLSSSPPSSASSSSSSQGGYSGGLGVRGPSLMALRNSPQPLRRTASGGPGGGGSDGGLSRSTSVTSHISNGSHLSYS, encoded by the exons ATGAACGCCATGAGTGCCTTATACCACATTGCTCAGAATGAAAGCCCCATCCTGCAGTCCAGTCACTG GTCCGATTCCTTCCGCAACTTTGTGGACTCGTGTCTGCAGAAGATTCCCCAGGACCGGCCCACCTCTGATGTGCTGCTCAAT CATCGCTTCTTATGCCGTGAGCGTCCGTTGACGGTGGTCATGGACTTGATTGCCCGCACCAAGGATGCTGTGCGAGAGCTGGACAACCTGCAGTACCGCAAGATGAAGAAGATTCTCTTCCAAGAGACTCAGCAGAATGGCCCCGTGTCGGAGGGTGGAGAGGACGAGGAG GAGGTGGAGCAGTACCTGTTGCGGACAGGCACAGTGAACAGCATGGAGAGCTCTCAGTCTGTGCCCAGCATGTCGATCTCGGCCAGCTCGAAGAGCAGCTCTGTCAATAGCCTGGCCGACGCCTCCGACGACAGCAGCGGCGAGATGGCCATGATGCAGGAGGGAGAGCACACGGTCACCTCCAACAGCTCCATCATACACCGACCCGCT GCTCAGGACAACATCTACGATGACCCTTACCAACCGGAGCTGGAGCCCCAGGCTCCCTCTGCCGGCCGCCGCAGAGCCTACTACCGCAACCGAGACCACTTTGCCACCATCAGAACTGCCTCCTTG GTGACACGCCAGATCCAGGAGCACGAGCAGGGCTCGGCGCTGAGGGAGCAGATGTCGGGATACAAGCGCATGCGACGGCAACACCAGAAGCAGCTGATGGGCCTAGAAAACAAGCTGAAGGCCGAAATGGATGAGCATCAGCTCAAGCTGGACAAGGAGCTGGAGAACCAGAGGAACAGCTTCTCCTCAGAGGCcgacaagctggtcaaaaagcACCAGGCCATCCTGGAGAAAGAG acCAAAGCTGCTCTGACAGAGGAGAAGAAGTTCCAGCAGCACATTTTGGGCCAGCAGAAGAAAGAACTGACCAGCTTACTGGAGTCACAGAAGCGTCAGTATCGCCAGCGCAAGGACCAACTGAAAGAG GAGCTGAACGAGAACCAGTCGACTCCCAAGCGGGAGAAGCAGGAGTGGCTGATCCGGCAGAAGGAGTGTCTGCAGCAGATGCAGGCAGAGGAGGAGGCCAGTCTGCTCAGGAGGCAGAGACAGTACTACGAGCTGCAGTGCCGACAGTACAAGAGGAAAATGCTGCTTGCTCGACACAATCTGGAACAGGATCTACTCAGAGAG GACCTGAACAAGAAGCAGACCCAGAAGGATCTGGAGTGCGCCATGCTGCTGCGCCACCACGAATCCACTCAGGAACTGGAGTTCAGGCAGCTGGGCTCTGTGCAGCGGACCCGTGCCGAGCTGATCCGAACGCAGCACCAGACAGAGCTGACCAACCAGATGGAGTACAACAAACGGCGAGAGCAAGAACTGCGTCAGAAACACACCATGGAAGTGCGGCAGCAGCCAAAAAGCCTCAAG TCCAAAGAGCTGCAGATCAAGCGACAGTTCCAGGAGACGTGCAAGATCCAGACACGTCAGTACAAAGCCTTACGCAACCACCTCCTGGAAAGCACGCCAAAGTCAGACCACAAGGCCGTGCTGAAGCGCGTCAAGGAGGAACAGACGCGGAAGCTGGCCATCCTGGCCGAGCAGTACGACCACTCCATCAACGACATGCTTTCCACACAGGCTGTGAGTAAG CTGCGACTGGACGAGACCCAGGAGGCGGAATACCAGGTGCTACGCATGCAACTACAACAGGAACTGGAGCTGCTCAACGCCTACCAGAGCAAGATCAAGATGCACACGGACACGCAGCATGAGCGTGAGATCAAGGAGCTGGAGCAGAGGGTGTCCATACGCCGCGCACTGCTAGAACAACGG ATCGAGGAAGAGATGCTGTCCCTGCAGAACGAGCGCTCGGAGCGTATCCGGACGCTTCTGGAGCGGCAGGCTCACGAGATTGAGGCCTTCGACTCAGAGAGCATGCGTCTGGGCTTCAGTAACATGGCGCTGAGCGGCATCCCGGCCGAGGCCTACAACCAGGGCTATCCCACCCCCAGTCCCTCGTCGGGCTCTGGGGGCTGGCCCTCGCGCCCCGTACCCCGCTCGGGCAGCCACTGGAGTCACAGCGTGCAGAACTCTGTGACCACGCCGTCGTGGCGCGGTGGCGGAGGCGGCTTCGTCAGGACCGAGTCGGTCGTGTCGTCGCATGGCTTCGGCAGGGATGGTGAACCCGTGAAGGGCGGCAGGGCGTCCGCCTCCTCTTCCGCGTCGTCCtcgcaccaccaccaccaacaccaCCATCATCAGCAGCCGCACTACCTCCCCCAGCACTACCAGCACCACCAGAGCACGCCGCACCTGTACCGTGACGAGAGGGATCGTACCAGGGATTGGGTGGGGGTTGGCAGCCACTATTCCCATCATTCCCAGGGggggcaccaccaccaccatcacctgTCGTCCCACGCCTCCTCCCAGTCCCTGGCCCTGCTGCCGCCCCCTCCCGCACCTCCCCCCGTCTCCCTATCTTCCTCCCCGCCGTCCTCGGCCTCCTCGTCCTCATCCTCTCAGGGAGGCTATAGCGGCGGCCTTGGGGTGCGGGGCCCCAGCCTGATGGCCCTCAGGAACAGCCCCCAGCCTCTGCGTAGGACGGCCTCGGGGGGGCCAGGGGGTGGCGGCAGCGACGGCGGCCTGAGTCGCAGCACGTCGGTCACATCTCACATCTCCAACGGCTCGCACCTGTCCTACTCGTGA
- the cdipt gene encoding CDP-diacylglycerol--inositol 3-phosphatidyltransferase isoform X3: MTQENIFLFVPNLIATQFGAMLDMLTDRCATMCLLVNLALLYPSYAFVFQLSMCLDIASHWLHLHSSTVIGSGSHKNIDLSGNPLLRLYYTNKVVLFLMCLGNELFFCLLYILHHMQQPSGLIYCALVVSGVVCVLKSSISLVHLVTASQNMAAIDAAQRANAARKSQ; encoded by the exons ATGACTCAAGAAAACATCTTCCTCTTCGTTCCTAATCTGATAG CGACGCAGTTCGGCGCCATGCTGGACATGCTAACGGACCGCTGCGCCACCATGTGCCTGCTGGTCAACCTGGCGCTGCTCTACCCGTCGTACGCCTTCGTCTTCCAGCTCAGCATGTGTCTGGACATCGCCAGCCACTGGCTGCACCTGCACAG CTCCACGGTTATAGGTTCCGGCAGTCACAAGAACATTGACCTCTCGGGAAACCCGCTCCTGCGCCTCTACTACACCAACAAG gtggTTCTGTTCTTGATGTGTCTGGGCAACGAGCTCTTCTTCTGCCTGCTCTACATCCTGCATCACATGCAACAGCCAAGCG GGCTCATATACTGTGCCCTGGTGGTGAGCGGCGTGGTGTGCGTTCTGAAGTCGTCCATCAGTCTCGTCCACTTGGTGACGGCCTCTCAGAACATGGCCGCCATAGACGCCGCCCAGCGTGCCAACGCCGCCAGGAAGTCGCAGTGA
- the cdipt gene encoding CDP-diacylglycerol--inositol 3-phosphatidyltransferase isoform X1: MTQENIFLFVPNLIGYARIVLALVSFFLMPCCPIPACFCYMLSALLDAFDGHAARALNQSTQFGAMLDMLTDRCATMCLLVNLALLYPSYAFVFQLSMCLDIASHWLHLHSSTVIGSGSHKNIDLSGNPLLRLYYTNKVVLFLMCLGNELFFCLLYILHHMQQPSGLIYCALVVSGVVCVLKSSISLVHLVTASQNMAAIDAAQRANAARKSQ, translated from the exons ATGACTCAAGAAAACATCTTCCTCTTCGTTCCTAATCTGATAG GTTACGCCCGCATTGTGCTGGCGCTGGTGTCCTTTTTCCTGATGCCGTGCTGCCCGATTCCCGCCTGTTTCTGCTACATGCTCAGTGCCCTGTTGGATGCCTTTGACGGTCATGCCGCGCGGGCGCTCAACCAGT CGACGCAGTTCGGCGCCATGCTGGACATGCTAACGGACCGCTGCGCCACCATGTGCCTGCTGGTCAACCTGGCGCTGCTCTACCCGTCGTACGCCTTCGTCTTCCAGCTCAGCATGTGTCTGGACATCGCCAGCCACTGGCTGCACCTGCACAG CTCCACGGTTATAGGTTCCGGCAGTCACAAGAACATTGACCTCTCGGGAAACCCGCTCCTGCGCCTCTACTACACCAACAAG gtggTTCTGTTCTTGATGTGTCTGGGCAACGAGCTCTTCTTCTGCCTGCTCTACATCCTGCATCACATGCAACAGCCAAGCG GGCTCATATACTGTGCCCTGGTGGTGAGCGGCGTGGTGTGCGTTCTGAAGTCGTCCATCAGTCTCGTCCACTTGGTGACGGCCTCTCAGAACATGGCCGCCATAGACGCCGCCCAGCGTGCCAACGCCGCCAGGAAGTCGCAGTGA
- the cdipt gene encoding CDP-diacylglycerol--inositol 3-phosphatidyltransferase isoform X2, translating into MPCCPIPACFCYMLSALLDAFDGHAARALNQSTQFGAMLDMLTDRCATMCLLVNLALLYPSYAFVFQLSMCLDIASHWLHLHSSTVIGSGSHKNIDLSGNPLLRLYYTNKVVLFLMCLGNELFFCLLYILHHMQQPSGLIYCALVVSGVVCVLKSSISLVHLVTASQNMAAIDAAQRANAARKSQ; encoded by the exons ATGCCGTGCTGCCCGATTCCCGCCTGTTTCTGCTACATGCTCAGTGCCCTGTTGGATGCCTTTGACGGTCATGCCGCGCGGGCGCTCAACCAGT CGACGCAGTTCGGCGCCATGCTGGACATGCTAACGGACCGCTGCGCCACCATGTGCCTGCTGGTCAACCTGGCGCTGCTCTACCCGTCGTACGCCTTCGTCTTCCAGCTCAGCATGTGTCTGGACATCGCCAGCCACTGGCTGCACCTGCACAG CTCCACGGTTATAGGTTCCGGCAGTCACAAGAACATTGACCTCTCGGGAAACCCGCTCCTGCGCCTCTACTACACCAACAAG gtggTTCTGTTCTTGATGTGTCTGGGCAACGAGCTCTTCTTCTGCCTGCTCTACATCCTGCATCACATGCAACAGCCAAGCG GGCTCATATACTGTGCCCTGGTGGTGAGCGGCGTGGTGTGCGTTCTGAAGTCGTCCATCAGTCTCGTCCACTTGGTGACGGCCTCTCAGAACATGGCCGCCATAGACGCCGCCCAGCGTGCCAACGCCGCCAGGAAGTCGCAGTGA